A single window of Culicoides brevitarsis isolate CSIRO-B50_1 chromosome 3, AGI_CSIRO_Cbre_v1, whole genome shotgun sequence DNA harbors:
- the LOC134836185 gene encoding BTB/POZ domain-containing protein 6-B isoform X2, translated as MFEIRELDEDNSHDGVVLNELDQSYELKIFFKQIFHWISVWNSSVGRDFIYNIESLENGISVIDHILTPKDEEPLENRNCDNNNINVAEIEEEQYIMQQQRLGGGGGNNEGNIVNVQPEGFRNLETLNNGSSVLLSPPHNASTQQAATSGAASSLTPAQAQVSPGAKRDSNMQVTQPTSPLDSPLPSPISMHSTSFSLPSSSHYHLLNCSNGSAGSSSAGSGAADTADPNWQACKSTVRERNAAMFNNELMADVQFIVGSEPDIQRIPAHKYVLATGSSVFYAMFYGGLAEDKEEIHVPDVEPAAFLTLLKYLYCDEIQLEADNVLATLYVAKKYIVPHLARACVNYLETSLTAKNACLLLSQSRLFEEPDLMQRCWEVIDAQAEMAIKSEGFVDIDLKTFETILNRETLNCKEINLFEAALNWAQAACAKMELEPTTENKRQALGSALYLIRIPTMTLEEFANRVAQLGILTQAETIDIFLNFTAKTKPTLCFPVKPRAGLKTQVCHRFQSCAYRSNQWRYRGRCDSIQFSVDKRIFIIGFGLYGSSTGAADYNVKIELKRLGRILAENNTKFFSDGSSNTFHVFFEHPIQIEPESFYTASVILDGSELSFFGQEGMTEVCMGSVTFQFQCSSESTNGTGVQGGQIPELIFYGPSIFRLIAKNNAKKCNNSKEDC; from the exons atgtttgaaatacGAGAGTTAGATGAAGACAACAGCCATGACGGAGTGGTGTTGAACGAGTTGGATCAATCGTACGAActcaaaatcttttttaaacaaattttccattggATCAGCGTGTGGAATTCGTCGGTAGGACGAGACTTCATCTACAACATTGAGAGTTTGGAGAACGGCATTTCTGTGATAGATCACATCCTAACGCCAAAGGACGAGGAACCTCTGGAAAACCGAAAttgtgataataataatataaacgtAGCTGAAATCGAGGAAGAGCAGTACATTATGCAGCAACAAAGACTTGGCGGAGGCGGAGGCAATAATGAAGGAAATATTGTCAATGTACAACCAGAAGGATTCAGGAATC TCGAGACACTCAACAACGGCTCATCAGTATTATTATCGCCGCCGCACAATGCAAGCACCCAACAAGCAGCAACGAGTGGCGCCGCAAGCAGTTTAACGCCAGCACAGGCTCAAGTGTCGCCCGGAGCAAAACGTGATAGCAACATGCAAGTAACGCAACCGACATCCCCGTTAGACTCTCCCTTGCCGTCGCCCATTTCGATGCACAGCACGTCATTTTCGCTGCCCTCGTCGAGTCATTATCATTTGCTGAATTGCTCAAATGGCAGTGCGGGAAGTTCGTCAGCGGGAAGCGGAGCTGCCGATACCGCAGATCCAAACTGGCAGGCATGCAAATCGACGGTGCGTGAGAGAAATGCGGCGATGTTCAACAACGAATTGATGGCGGATGTGCAGTTTATTGTAGGAAGTGAAC cGGACATTCAACGCATTCCGGCGCACAAATATGTTCTTGCCACGGGAAGTTCCGTCTTCTATGCCATGTTTTACGGCGGCTTAGCGGAAGACAAAGAAGAAATTCACGTGCCCGACGTCGAACCCGCGGCATTTCTTACTCTCCTGAAATACCTTTACTGTGATGAAATTCAGCTGGAAGCCGACAACGTGCTCGCCACCCTTTACGTCGCAAAAAAGTACATCGTGCCCCATTTGGCGCGCGCTTGTGTCAATTATCTCGAAACTAGTCTGACGGCAAAAAACGCCTGTCTATTGCTTTCACAATCGCGTCTCTTTGAGGAGCCGGACTTGATGCAACGTTGCTGGGAGGTGATCGACGCACAAGCGGAAATGGCCATCAAGTCCGAGGGTTTCGTCGATATCGATTTGAAGACATTCGAGACGATTTTGAATCGTGAAACTTTAAATTGTaaggaaattaatttgtttgaagCGGCTCTGAATTGGGCACAAGCTGCTTGTGCGAAAATGGAACTCGAACCAACGACGGAGAATAAAAGACAGGCACTGGGCAGCGCTTTGTATCTCATTCGCATTCCAACGATGACACTGGAGGAATTTGCAAATCGCGTTGCGCAGCTGGGGATTTTGACGCAGGCCGAGACAATcgatatttttctgaattttacgGCAAAAACGAAGCCGACGTTGTGCTTTCCAGTGAAGCCTCGCGCCGGGCTCAAAACGCAAGTGTGCCATCGATTCCAGTCGTGCGCATACCGCAGCAACCAATGGCGCTATCGTGGTCGTTGCGATTCCATACAATTTTCCGTTGACAAGCGAATTTTCATTATCGGCTTCGGGCTGTACGGTTCGAGTACCGGAGCTGCGGATTACAACGTCAAAATCGAATTGAAACGTCTCGGACGCATTTTGGcggaaaataacacaaaattctTCTCCGATGGCAGCAGCAATACGTTCCACGTGTTTTTCGAGCATCCGATTCAGATCGAGCCGGAGAGCTTTTACACGGCCTCCGTCATTTTGGATGGCAGCGAATTAAGTTTCTTCGGTCAGGAAGGCATGACGGAAGTCTGTATGGGTTCCGTGACGTTCCAATTTCAGTGTTCGAGCGAAAGTACAAATGGCACGGGCGTTCAAGGCGGACAAATTCccgagttaattttttacggaCCTTCT atttttcgtctgattgctaaaaataatgcaaaaaagtgCAATAACTCAAAAGAAGATTgctaa
- the LOC134836185 gene encoding BTB/POZ domain-containing protein 6-B isoform X1, with product MFEIRELDEDNSHDGVVLNELDQSYELKIFFKQIFHWISVWNSSVGRDFIYNIESLENGISVIDHILTPKDEEPLENRNCDNNNINVAEIEEEQYIMQQQRLGGGGGNNEGNIVNVQPEGFRNLETLNNGSSVLLSPPHNASTQQAATSGAASSLTPAQAQVSPGAKRDSNMQVTQPTSPLDSPLPSPISMHSTSFSLPSSSHYHLLNCSNGSAGSSSAGSGAADTADPNWQACKSTVRERNAAMFNNELMADVQFIVGSEPDIQRIPAHKYVLATGSSVFYAMFYGGLAEDKEEIHVPDVEPAAFLTLLKYLYCDEIQLEADNVLATLYVAKKYIVPHLARACVNYLETSLTAKNACLLLSQSRLFEEPDLMQRCWEVIDAQAEMAIKSEGFVDIDLKTFETILNRETLNCKEINLFEAALNWAQAACAKMELEPTTENKRQALGSALYLIRIPTMTLEEFANRVAQLGILTQAETIDIFLNFTAKTKPTLCFPVKPRAGLKTQVCHRFQSCAYRSNQWRYRGRCDSIQFSVDKRIFIIGFGLYGSSTGAADYNVKIELKRLGRILAENNTKFFSDGSSNTFHVFFEHPIQIEPESFYTASVILDGSELSFFGQEGMTEVCMGSVTFQFQCSSESTNGTGVQGGQIPELIFYGPSVSNANDTNGSSGSCTASNTLTRRHTMSGTTSATAAVGNSETATATTSTSISGLSHRAENNVGSGNGAGNKADD from the exons atgtttgaaatacGAGAGTTAGATGAAGACAACAGCCATGACGGAGTGGTGTTGAACGAGTTGGATCAATCGTACGAActcaaaatcttttttaaacaaattttccattggATCAGCGTGTGGAATTCGTCGGTAGGACGAGACTTCATCTACAACATTGAGAGTTTGGAGAACGGCATTTCTGTGATAGATCACATCCTAACGCCAAAGGACGAGGAACCTCTGGAAAACCGAAAttgtgataataataatataaacgtAGCTGAAATCGAGGAAGAGCAGTACATTATGCAGCAACAAAGACTTGGCGGAGGCGGAGGCAATAATGAAGGAAATATTGTCAATGTACAACCAGAAGGATTCAGGAATC TCGAGACACTCAACAACGGCTCATCAGTATTATTATCGCCGCCGCACAATGCAAGCACCCAACAAGCAGCAACGAGTGGCGCCGCAAGCAGTTTAACGCCAGCACAGGCTCAAGTGTCGCCCGGAGCAAAACGTGATAGCAACATGCAAGTAACGCAACCGACATCCCCGTTAGACTCTCCCTTGCCGTCGCCCATTTCGATGCACAGCACGTCATTTTCGCTGCCCTCGTCGAGTCATTATCATTTGCTGAATTGCTCAAATGGCAGTGCGGGAAGTTCGTCAGCGGGAAGCGGAGCTGCCGATACCGCAGATCCAAACTGGCAGGCATGCAAATCGACGGTGCGTGAGAGAAATGCGGCGATGTTCAACAACGAATTGATGGCGGATGTGCAGTTTATTGTAGGAAGTGAAC cGGACATTCAACGCATTCCGGCGCACAAATATGTTCTTGCCACGGGAAGTTCCGTCTTCTATGCCATGTTTTACGGCGGCTTAGCGGAAGACAAAGAAGAAATTCACGTGCCCGACGTCGAACCCGCGGCATTTCTTACTCTCCTGAAATACCTTTACTGTGATGAAATTCAGCTGGAAGCCGACAACGTGCTCGCCACCCTTTACGTCGCAAAAAAGTACATCGTGCCCCATTTGGCGCGCGCTTGTGTCAATTATCTCGAAACTAGTCTGACGGCAAAAAACGCCTGTCTATTGCTTTCACAATCGCGTCTCTTTGAGGAGCCGGACTTGATGCAACGTTGCTGGGAGGTGATCGACGCACAAGCGGAAATGGCCATCAAGTCCGAGGGTTTCGTCGATATCGATTTGAAGACATTCGAGACGATTTTGAATCGTGAAACTTTAAATTGTaaggaaattaatttgtttgaagCGGCTCTGAATTGGGCACAAGCTGCTTGTGCGAAAATGGAACTCGAACCAACGACGGAGAATAAAAGACAGGCACTGGGCAGCGCTTTGTATCTCATTCGCATTCCAACGATGACACTGGAGGAATTTGCAAATCGCGTTGCGCAGCTGGGGATTTTGACGCAGGCCGAGACAATcgatatttttctgaattttacgGCAAAAACGAAGCCGACGTTGTGCTTTCCAGTGAAGCCTCGCGCCGGGCTCAAAACGCAAGTGTGCCATCGATTCCAGTCGTGCGCATACCGCAGCAACCAATGGCGCTATCGTGGTCGTTGCGATTCCATACAATTTTCCGTTGACAAGCGAATTTTCATTATCGGCTTCGGGCTGTACGGTTCGAGTACCGGAGCTGCGGATTACAACGTCAAAATCGAATTGAAACGTCTCGGACGCATTTTGGcggaaaataacacaaaattctTCTCCGATGGCAGCAGCAATACGTTCCACGTGTTTTTCGAGCATCCGATTCAGATCGAGCCGGAGAGCTTTTACACGGCCTCCGTCATTTTGGATGGCAGCGAATTAAGTTTCTTCGGTCAGGAAGGCATGACGGAAGTCTGTATGGGTTCCGTGACGTTCCAATTTCAGTGTTCGAGCGAAAGTACAAATGGCACGGGCGTTCAAGGCGGACAAATTCccgagttaattttttacggaCCTTCTGTAAGTAACGCGAACGACACGAATGGAAGTTCTGGCAGTTGCACCGCCTCAAATACCCTCACGAGGCGTCACACGATGTCAGGAACGACTTCGGCAACAGCAGCTGTGGGCAATAGTGAGACCGCAACTGCCACAACTTCCACTTCGATCTCGGGATTGAGTCATCGCGCCGAAAATAACGTCGGTTCGGGCAACGGAGCCGGCAACAAAGCCGACGATTGA
- the LOC134836185 gene encoding BTB/POZ domain-containing protein 6-B isoform X5, which yields MSNLYSKIAPKTVKKNQETLNMPYSQTHSWLNVETLNNGSSVLLSPPHNASTQQAATSGAASSLTPAQAQVSPGAKRDSNMQVTQPTSPLDSPLPSPISMHSTSFSLPSSSHYHLLNCSNGSAGSSSAGSGAADTADPNWQACKSTVRERNAAMFNNELMADVQFIVGSEPDIQRIPAHKYVLATGSSVFYAMFYGGLAEDKEEIHVPDVEPAAFLTLLKYLYCDEIQLEADNVLATLYVAKKYIVPHLARACVNYLETSLTAKNACLLLSQSRLFEEPDLMQRCWEVIDAQAEMAIKSEGFVDIDLKTFETILNRETLNCKEINLFEAALNWAQAACAKMELEPTTENKRQALGSALYLIRIPTMTLEEFANRVAQLGILTQAETIDIFLNFTAKTKPTLCFPVKPRAGLKTQVCHRFQSCAYRSNQWRYRGRCDSIQFSVDKRIFIIGFGLYGSSTGAADYNVKIELKRLGRILAENNTKFFSDGSSNTFHVFFEHPIQIEPESFYTASVILDGSELSFFGQEGMTEVCMGSVTFQFQCSSESTNGTGVQGGQIPELIFYGPSVSNANDTNGSSGSCTASNTLTRRHTMSGTTSATAAVGNSETATATTSTSISGLSHRAENNVGSGNGAGNKADD from the exons atgtcgaatttgtattcaaaaatAGCACCAAAGACAGTCAAGAAGAACCAAGAAACGCTAAACATGCCATATTCTCAGACGCATTCTTGGTTGAACG TCGAGACACTCAACAACGGCTCATCAGTATTATTATCGCCGCCGCACAATGCAAGCACCCAACAAGCAGCAACGAGTGGCGCCGCAAGCAGTTTAACGCCAGCACAGGCTCAAGTGTCGCCCGGAGCAAAACGTGATAGCAACATGCAAGTAACGCAACCGACATCCCCGTTAGACTCTCCCTTGCCGTCGCCCATTTCGATGCACAGCACGTCATTTTCGCTGCCCTCGTCGAGTCATTATCATTTGCTGAATTGCTCAAATGGCAGTGCGGGAAGTTCGTCAGCGGGAAGCGGAGCTGCCGATACCGCAGATCCAAACTGGCAGGCATGCAAATCGACGGTGCGTGAGAGAAATGCGGCGATGTTCAACAACGAATTGATGGCGGATGTGCAGTTTATTGTAGGAAGTGAAC cGGACATTCAACGCATTCCGGCGCACAAATATGTTCTTGCCACGGGAAGTTCCGTCTTCTATGCCATGTTTTACGGCGGCTTAGCGGAAGACAAAGAAGAAATTCACGTGCCCGACGTCGAACCCGCGGCATTTCTTACTCTCCTGAAATACCTTTACTGTGATGAAATTCAGCTGGAAGCCGACAACGTGCTCGCCACCCTTTACGTCGCAAAAAAGTACATCGTGCCCCATTTGGCGCGCGCTTGTGTCAATTATCTCGAAACTAGTCTGACGGCAAAAAACGCCTGTCTATTGCTTTCACAATCGCGTCTCTTTGAGGAGCCGGACTTGATGCAACGTTGCTGGGAGGTGATCGACGCACAAGCGGAAATGGCCATCAAGTCCGAGGGTTTCGTCGATATCGATTTGAAGACATTCGAGACGATTTTGAATCGTGAAACTTTAAATTGTaaggaaattaatttgtttgaagCGGCTCTGAATTGGGCACAAGCTGCTTGTGCGAAAATGGAACTCGAACCAACGACGGAGAATAAAAGACAGGCACTGGGCAGCGCTTTGTATCTCATTCGCATTCCAACGATGACACTGGAGGAATTTGCAAATCGCGTTGCGCAGCTGGGGATTTTGACGCAGGCCGAGACAATcgatatttttctgaattttacgGCAAAAACGAAGCCGACGTTGTGCTTTCCAGTGAAGCCTCGCGCCGGGCTCAAAACGCAAGTGTGCCATCGATTCCAGTCGTGCGCATACCGCAGCAACCAATGGCGCTATCGTGGTCGTTGCGATTCCATACAATTTTCCGTTGACAAGCGAATTTTCATTATCGGCTTCGGGCTGTACGGTTCGAGTACCGGAGCTGCGGATTACAACGTCAAAATCGAATTGAAACGTCTCGGACGCATTTTGGcggaaaataacacaaaattctTCTCCGATGGCAGCAGCAATACGTTCCACGTGTTTTTCGAGCATCCGATTCAGATCGAGCCGGAGAGCTTTTACACGGCCTCCGTCATTTTGGATGGCAGCGAATTAAGTTTCTTCGGTCAGGAAGGCATGACGGAAGTCTGTATGGGTTCCGTGACGTTCCAATTTCAGTGTTCGAGCGAAAGTACAAATGGCACGGGCGTTCAAGGCGGACAAATTCccgagttaattttttacggaCCTTCTGTAAGTAACGCGAACGACACGAATGGAAGTTCTGGCAGTTGCACCGCCTCAAATACCCTCACGAGGCGTCACACGATGTCAGGAACGACTTCGGCAACAGCAGCTGTGGGCAATAGTGAGACCGCAACTGCCACAACTTCCACTTCGATCTCGGGATTGAGTCATCGCGCCGAAAATAACGTCGGTTCGGGCAACGGAGCCGGCAACAAAGCCGACGATTGA
- the LOC134836185 gene encoding BTB/POZ domain-containing protein 6-B isoform X3, with translation MFEIRELDEDNSHDGVVLNELDQSYELKIFFKQIFHWISVWNSSVGRDFIYNIESLENGISVIDHILTPKDEEPLENRNCDNNNINVAEIEEEQYIMQQQRLGGGGGNNEGNIVNVQPEGFRNLETLNNGSSVLLSPPHNASTQQAATSGAASSLTPAQAQVSPGAKRDSNMQVTQPTSPLDSPLPSPISMHSTSFSLPSSSHYHLLNCSNGSAGSSSAGSGAADTADPNWQACKSTVRERNAAMFNNELMADVQFIVGSEPDIQRIPAHKYVLATGSSVFYAMFYGGLAEDKEEIHVPDVEPAAFLTLLKYLYCDEIQLEADNVLATLYVAKKYIVPHLARACVNYLETSLTAKNACLLLSQSRLFEEPDLMQRCWEVIDAQAEMAIKSEGFVDIDLKTFETILNRETLNCKEINLFEAALNWAQAACAKMELEPTTENKRQALGSALYLIRIPTMTLEEFANRVAQLGILTQAETIDIFLNFTAKTKPTLCFPVKPRAGLKTQVCHRFQSCAYRSNQWRYRGRCDSIQFSVDKRIFIIGFGLYGSSTGAADYNVKIELKRLGRILAENNTKFFSDGSSNTFHVFFEHPIQIEPESFYTASVILDGSELSFFGQEGMTEVCMGSVTFQFQCSSESTNGTGVQGGQIPELIFYGPSIANIQEFVDDFSDFSSDC, from the exons atgtttgaaatacGAGAGTTAGATGAAGACAACAGCCATGACGGAGTGGTGTTGAACGAGTTGGATCAATCGTACGAActcaaaatcttttttaaacaaattttccattggATCAGCGTGTGGAATTCGTCGGTAGGACGAGACTTCATCTACAACATTGAGAGTTTGGAGAACGGCATTTCTGTGATAGATCACATCCTAACGCCAAAGGACGAGGAACCTCTGGAAAACCGAAAttgtgataataataatataaacgtAGCTGAAATCGAGGAAGAGCAGTACATTATGCAGCAACAAAGACTTGGCGGAGGCGGAGGCAATAATGAAGGAAATATTGTCAATGTACAACCAGAAGGATTCAGGAATC TCGAGACACTCAACAACGGCTCATCAGTATTATTATCGCCGCCGCACAATGCAAGCACCCAACAAGCAGCAACGAGTGGCGCCGCAAGCAGTTTAACGCCAGCACAGGCTCAAGTGTCGCCCGGAGCAAAACGTGATAGCAACATGCAAGTAACGCAACCGACATCCCCGTTAGACTCTCCCTTGCCGTCGCCCATTTCGATGCACAGCACGTCATTTTCGCTGCCCTCGTCGAGTCATTATCATTTGCTGAATTGCTCAAATGGCAGTGCGGGAAGTTCGTCAGCGGGAAGCGGAGCTGCCGATACCGCAGATCCAAACTGGCAGGCATGCAAATCGACGGTGCGTGAGAGAAATGCGGCGATGTTCAACAACGAATTGATGGCGGATGTGCAGTTTATTGTAGGAAGTGAAC cGGACATTCAACGCATTCCGGCGCACAAATATGTTCTTGCCACGGGAAGTTCCGTCTTCTATGCCATGTTTTACGGCGGCTTAGCGGAAGACAAAGAAGAAATTCACGTGCCCGACGTCGAACCCGCGGCATTTCTTACTCTCCTGAAATACCTTTACTGTGATGAAATTCAGCTGGAAGCCGACAACGTGCTCGCCACCCTTTACGTCGCAAAAAAGTACATCGTGCCCCATTTGGCGCGCGCTTGTGTCAATTATCTCGAAACTAGTCTGACGGCAAAAAACGCCTGTCTATTGCTTTCACAATCGCGTCTCTTTGAGGAGCCGGACTTGATGCAACGTTGCTGGGAGGTGATCGACGCACAAGCGGAAATGGCCATCAAGTCCGAGGGTTTCGTCGATATCGATTTGAAGACATTCGAGACGATTTTGAATCGTGAAACTTTAAATTGTaaggaaattaatttgtttgaagCGGCTCTGAATTGGGCACAAGCTGCTTGTGCGAAAATGGAACTCGAACCAACGACGGAGAATAAAAGACAGGCACTGGGCAGCGCTTTGTATCTCATTCGCATTCCAACGATGACACTGGAGGAATTTGCAAATCGCGTTGCGCAGCTGGGGATTTTGACGCAGGCCGAGACAATcgatatttttctgaattttacgGCAAAAACGAAGCCGACGTTGTGCTTTCCAGTGAAGCCTCGCGCCGGGCTCAAAACGCAAGTGTGCCATCGATTCCAGTCGTGCGCATACCGCAGCAACCAATGGCGCTATCGTGGTCGTTGCGATTCCATACAATTTTCCGTTGACAAGCGAATTTTCATTATCGGCTTCGGGCTGTACGGTTCGAGTACCGGAGCTGCGGATTACAACGTCAAAATCGAATTGAAACGTCTCGGACGCATTTTGGcggaaaataacacaaaattctTCTCCGATGGCAGCAGCAATACGTTCCACGTGTTTTTCGAGCATCCGATTCAGATCGAGCCGGAGAGCTTTTACACGGCCTCCGTCATTTTGGATGGCAGCGAATTAAGTTTCTTCGGTCAGGAAGGCATGACGGAAGTCTGTATGGGTTCCGTGACGTTCCAATTTCAGTGTTCGAGCGAAAGTACAAATGGCACGGGCGTTCAAGGCGGACAAATTCccgagttaattttttacggaCCTTCT ATCGCAAATATTCAAGAATTCGTAGAcgatttttcagatttttcgtctgattgctaa
- the LOC134836185 gene encoding BTB/POZ domain-containing protein 6-B isoform X4, with the protein MFEIRELDEDNSHDGVVLNELDQSYELKIFFKQIFHWISVWNSSVGRDFIYNIESLENGISVIDHILTPKDEEPLENRNCDNNNINVAEIEEEQYIMQQQRLGGGGGNNEGNIVNVQPEGFRNLETLNNGSSVLLSPPHNASTQQAATSGAASSLTPAQAQVSPGAKRDSNMQVTQPTSPLDSPLPSPISMHSTSFSLPSSSHYHLLNCSNGSAGSSSAGSGAADTADPNWQACKSTVRERNAAMFNNELMADVQFIVGSEPDIQRIPAHKYVLATGSSVFYAMFYGGLAEDKEEIHVPDVEPAAFLTLLKYLYCDEIQLEADNVLATLYVAKKYIVPHLARACVNYLETSLTAKNACLLLSQSRLFEEPDLMQRCWEVIDAQAEMAIKSEGFVDIDLKTFETILNRETLNCKEINLFEAALNWAQAACAKMELEPTTENKRQALGSALYLIRIPTMTLEEFANRVAQLGILTQAETIDIFLNFTAKTKPTLCFPVKPRAGLKTQVCHRFQSCAYRSNQWRYRGRCDSIQFSVDKRIFIIGFGLYGSSTGAADYNVKIELKRLGRILAENNTKFFSDGSSNTFHVFFEHPIQIEPESFYTASVILDGSELSFFGQEGMTEVCMGSVTFQFQCSSESTNGTGVQGGQIPELIFYGPS; encoded by the exons atgtttgaaatacGAGAGTTAGATGAAGACAACAGCCATGACGGAGTGGTGTTGAACGAGTTGGATCAATCGTACGAActcaaaatcttttttaaacaaattttccattggATCAGCGTGTGGAATTCGTCGGTAGGACGAGACTTCATCTACAACATTGAGAGTTTGGAGAACGGCATTTCTGTGATAGATCACATCCTAACGCCAAAGGACGAGGAACCTCTGGAAAACCGAAAttgtgataataataatataaacgtAGCTGAAATCGAGGAAGAGCAGTACATTATGCAGCAACAAAGACTTGGCGGAGGCGGAGGCAATAATGAAGGAAATATTGTCAATGTACAACCAGAAGGATTCAGGAATC TCGAGACACTCAACAACGGCTCATCAGTATTATTATCGCCGCCGCACAATGCAAGCACCCAACAAGCAGCAACGAGTGGCGCCGCAAGCAGTTTAACGCCAGCACAGGCTCAAGTGTCGCCCGGAGCAAAACGTGATAGCAACATGCAAGTAACGCAACCGACATCCCCGTTAGACTCTCCCTTGCCGTCGCCCATTTCGATGCACAGCACGTCATTTTCGCTGCCCTCGTCGAGTCATTATCATTTGCTGAATTGCTCAAATGGCAGTGCGGGAAGTTCGTCAGCGGGAAGCGGAGCTGCCGATACCGCAGATCCAAACTGGCAGGCATGCAAATCGACGGTGCGTGAGAGAAATGCGGCGATGTTCAACAACGAATTGATGGCGGATGTGCAGTTTATTGTAGGAAGTGAAC cGGACATTCAACGCATTCCGGCGCACAAATATGTTCTTGCCACGGGAAGTTCCGTCTTCTATGCCATGTTTTACGGCGGCTTAGCGGAAGACAAAGAAGAAATTCACGTGCCCGACGTCGAACCCGCGGCATTTCTTACTCTCCTGAAATACCTTTACTGTGATGAAATTCAGCTGGAAGCCGACAACGTGCTCGCCACCCTTTACGTCGCAAAAAAGTACATCGTGCCCCATTTGGCGCGCGCTTGTGTCAATTATCTCGAAACTAGTCTGACGGCAAAAAACGCCTGTCTATTGCTTTCACAATCGCGTCTCTTTGAGGAGCCGGACTTGATGCAACGTTGCTGGGAGGTGATCGACGCACAAGCGGAAATGGCCATCAAGTCCGAGGGTTTCGTCGATATCGATTTGAAGACATTCGAGACGATTTTGAATCGTGAAACTTTAAATTGTaaggaaattaatttgtttgaagCGGCTCTGAATTGGGCACAAGCTGCTTGTGCGAAAATGGAACTCGAACCAACGACGGAGAATAAAAGACAGGCACTGGGCAGCGCTTTGTATCTCATTCGCATTCCAACGATGACACTGGAGGAATTTGCAAATCGCGTTGCGCAGCTGGGGATTTTGACGCAGGCCGAGACAATcgatatttttctgaattttacgGCAAAAACGAAGCCGACGTTGTGCTTTCCAGTGAAGCCTCGCGCCGGGCTCAAAACGCAAGTGTGCCATCGATTCCAGTCGTGCGCATACCGCAGCAACCAATGGCGCTATCGTGGTCGTTGCGATTCCATACAATTTTCCGTTGACAAGCGAATTTTCATTATCGGCTTCGGGCTGTACGGTTCGAGTACCGGAGCTGCGGATTACAACGTCAAAATCGAATTGAAACGTCTCGGACGCATTTTGGcggaaaataacacaaaattctTCTCCGATGGCAGCAGCAATACGTTCCACGTGTTTTTCGAGCATCCGATTCAGATCGAGCCGGAGAGCTTTTACACGGCCTCCGTCATTTTGGATGGCAGCGAATTAAGTTTCTTCGGTCAGGAAGGCATGACGGAAGTCTGTATGGGTTCCGTGACGTTCCAATTTCAGTGTTCGAGCGAAAGTACAAATGGCACGGGCGTTCAAGGCGGACAAATTCccgagttaattttttacggaCCTTCT TAG